A region of Methanobrevibacter wolinii SH DNA encodes the following proteins:
- a CDS encoding DUF3320 domain-containing protein: MGKSSSKKIKKEFKDLRKNLLDLTLRNQLLNFKDRNQTLSFPNQKPTNVYKRLVLQNKKMNFVPKGKDKENSSKWSLHKPEIFSDDKSLETNLTPNELQKKLFYINNQSKTMLQEQGYNILYIAIGFLRWFDKHKPKKANLAPLILIPVAMERKQAGNSFVIRWTGEDIQTNISLKTKLAEDGIKIPDFEAKNYVEAPSQYMDEIKKAIRFKGNWKVTDKVALGFFSFTKFIMYNDLNPESWGDDVDLTNHPLIQAIFDPSVNDTESFDENDVDKINYKDMYQVLDADSSQIAVIEDVKAGRNLVVEGPPGTGKSQTIVNLIAELIADGKTVLFVSEKMAALEVVKDRLTAVGLGKYILELHSHKTRRKKFIKELKKSATVRSTSDKNIDRTIRKLETLKVQLDDYAEIIHKPLYSISLSAYDLYGRKEFAEEYFKTEGKILPLVRFEHPEDLTMKDLDDIVLSLENLAELHGTINKDNPWSYCSPKSLLPSDLREIQILIADSSEALDRFNIEADIAEENFGIKKAKNLRNLDKTIKSLDFLDKEVPIIDKDLLSSSAWDNPKIAEKLINDLEHYQKSAKILDKFNPTILNVDINSLINTIKEGSHKKFRLFSKSNTKVVEEFYKGKVPGDSAVISDLNAIKKFKEEKTEIESEDTIGKSYFSNYWSLNADIKELKKIYNWMFELKQYLNEDIFTDKVFDYLTNDFKTTSIKESLKDYIKEGNNFRHELHKLQTTLKPNTKVIFKKDAEDVLFTEWVNQFSKWNGHFSSLHLWSQYLNTKNKCMNSEAKLFINTIEKRNIKKDEVNALVSGNFADSLLNKVFIDNPELSSFVGELHENRIKEFQDLDRKILKLNQKRVFNKLNKNIPKIYGGASNPEAKILAGEFTRKSGHLPVRSLLEKTGDIIKKIKPIFMMSPLSIAQYLDPTNPKLQFDVVIFDEASQVKPEDALGAFMRGKTAVVMGDTQQLPPTSFFDQIADGDSHEEVASANDMESILHLCKLSFPVKMLKWHYRSRHESLIAVSNREFYDNQLLVYPSPSHDDPELGLKFRYCPDTIYERGEGSYNRGEAKEVVKEIFKHFEKYGDSKSLGVGTFSVAQRNAILEELEVERKNHPELEPLFSENRPDRFFVKNLETIQGDERDVILISVGYGFDQNRKMSLNFGPLNQDGGERRLNVLVTRAKEKCVVFSNFRSHDMHLTANPPFGVRALKEFLEYAESLTIGNIPNEDDTVEPFEEGIYTFLVDNGYTVDKHVGCAGFRVDLAIVDENNPGRYILGITTDGKMYASSKVARDRDRLREQVLDGLGWKLYHLWSTDWYRNEEASKKRLLDRVQQAKLDIIEDDKKRAEEERKFQERMKAEKERRLEEARRLKEQEENEVKETTDDFKEINDNDDNQNIRNNTEIEISNIPSDTENKISNLAENNDTNNITADNHFENKYTTKPKENNSNYRNTKSNYETKEDIAREEARSRELINQFSNNEDSKNEYINENESNDVYDELEEPLIVNNDLISQLKKESEEEILTSSQNNDSFIKNNDNSQYDRINKLNSKLEKSFNKLGEAENKHRNSISEFIGSKISNINRKNDNESFEDINNYNQETDYNTIKDINEKENDLIDEDFKTTNETNQETDENTSNTDKNIGKNSRNILNTDKNIENTRNIPNTDKKTRDIHNTEKDNINPEEKILFSDDEYEYVEVPSNRKLKDGEKEISNDEMKHIEEIEEENTNNDETIIYDNGKMKEDTIENGKIPKVHFRKRFNKINDKVDSDDQKLEEMINIIVNNKDDSPLNTYSEISENKPAISKDSDLNIINDNDINLKTNDKKDNINLEYKSEDEIDNLFDDKEIDEDQEIINEIMNSNDSTNVVTKDYESNTYDDSKNNPNVITEDYESNTYDDYYTDTDFNNPLRKNNVQYDIEDKDDESIIDKISKFKKELEYINDSLKEIENNTQPKKTHVIDRTTEFNYDDYDNSNDEFIPLEDNEEYVDNHNDYDDYTTYSNEYITDDTVITNDIPENLINNVNNHNNEKLQENSINNTNNHKLQENSINKVNNHNNKLESEKLEEIIEDADKDYKKIENERKKESNSLKAYDNRTLPNKDKSMKDYIKKYNEFKDLPLKTQDDVYDKPISFIAEVISQIVDVEGPVHKDIIIKRIKESSGIKRAGSKLKSTVNDGIKSAENEGLIYIVDDFLYSNKNQEIQVRKRSKPNIDLISDDEIGANIKLVLIFKEHLTDEKLTRAVARNFGFKSTSKKTAKKINSVIDLMLAKEILELVQGEIQLK; encoded by the coding sequence ATGGGTAAATCATCTTCAAAAAAAATAAAAAAAGAGTTTAAAGATTTAAGAAAAAATCTTCTTGATTTAACATTAAGGAATCAATTATTGAACTTTAAAGATCGTAATCAAACTCTTTCATTCCCTAATCAAAAACCAACAAATGTTTATAAAAGACTTGTCTTACAAAACAAGAAAATGAATTTTGTTCCAAAAGGTAAGGATAAAGAGAACTCATCTAAATGGAGTCTACATAAACCAGAGATTTTTTCAGATGATAAATCCTTAGAAACTAATCTCACTCCTAATGAATTACAAAAAAAATTATTTTATATTAATAACCAATCTAAAACAATGCTTCAAGAGCAAGGTTATAATATTTTATATATTGCAATTGGTTTTTTAAGATGGTTTGATAAACATAAACCTAAAAAAGCTAATCTTGCACCTTTAATTTTAATACCTGTAGCTATGGAAAGAAAACAAGCAGGAAATTCTTTTGTAATTAGATGGACTGGTGAAGATATTCAAACAAATATTTCACTTAAAACTAAACTTGCAGAAGATGGAATAAAAATCCCAGATTTTGAAGCTAAAAACTATGTAGAAGCTCCAAGCCAATATATGGATGAAATTAAAAAAGCTATTAGATTCAAAGGTAATTGGAAAGTTACAGACAAAGTTGCATTAGGTTTCTTTTCATTTACTAAATTTATAATGTATAATGATTTAAATCCTGAAAGTTGGGGTGATGATGTAGATTTAACTAATCATCCACTTATACAAGCAATATTTGATCCATCAGTTAATGATACAGAAAGTTTTGATGAAAATGATGTAGATAAAATAAATTATAAAGATATGTATCAAGTTTTAGATGCAGATTCATCACAGATTGCTGTTATTGAAGATGTTAAAGCTGGTCGTAATCTTGTTGTTGAAGGACCACCAGGAACAGGTAAATCTCAAACTATTGTTAATTTAATAGCAGAATTAATTGCAGATGGTAAAACTGTTTTATTTGTATCTGAAAAGATGGCTGCATTAGAAGTAGTAAAAGATAGATTAACTGCAGTTGGACTTGGAAAATATATTTTAGAATTACATTCACATAAAACAAGACGTAAAAAATTTATTAAAGAACTTAAAAAATCTGCAACAGTACGTTCTACTAGTGATAAAAATATTGATAGAACTATACGTAAACTTGAAACACTTAAAGTTCAATTAGATGATTATGCAGAAATAATACATAAACCATTATATTCTATTAGTTTATCTGCTTATGATTTATATGGAAGAAAAGAATTTGCAGAAGAATATTTTAAAACAGAAGGTAAAATATTACCTCTTGTTAGATTTGAACACCCTGAAGATTTAACAATGAAAGACCTTGATGATATTGTTTTATCTCTTGAAAATCTTGCAGAATTACATGGTACTATTAATAAAGATAATCCTTGGAGTTATTGTTCACCAAAAAGTTTACTTCCAAGTGATTTAAGAGAAATACAAATATTAATTGCAGACTCATCAGAAGCTCTTGATAGATTTAATATTGAAGCAGATATTGCTGAAGAAAATTTTGGTATTAAAAAGGCTAAAAATTTAAGAAATCTTGATAAAACAATTAAATCTTTAGATTTCTTAGATAAAGAAGTACCAATAATAGATAAAGATTTGTTAAGTTCATCTGCATGGGATAATCCTAAAATTGCTGAAAAGTTAATTAATGACTTAGAACACTATCAAAAATCTGCAAAAATATTAGATAAGTTTAATCCTACAATACTTAATGTAGATATTAATAGTTTAATAAATACAATAAAAGAAGGATCCCATAAGAAATTTAGACTATTTTCTAAATCTAATACTAAAGTTGTTGAAGAATTTTATAAAGGGAAAGTTCCTGGAGATTCAGCGGTTATATCTGATTTAAATGCAATTAAAAAGTTTAAAGAAGAGAAAACTGAAATTGAAAGTGAAGATACCATTGGAAAATCATATTTCTCAAATTATTGGTCTTTAAATGCAGATATTAAAGAACTTAAAAAAATTTATAATTGGATGTTTGAATTAAAACAATATCTCAATGAAGATATTTTTACAGATAAAGTATTTGATTACCTTACAAATGATTTTAAAACAACATCTATTAAAGAATCATTGAAAGATTATATTAAAGAAGGAAATAATTTTAGACATGAATTACATAAACTTCAAACAACTTTAAAACCAAATACAAAAGTAATATTTAAAAAAGATGCTGAAGATGTATTATTCACTGAATGGGTAAACCAATTTAGTAAATGGAATGGCCATTTCTCAAGCTTACATTTATGGAGTCAATATTTAAATACTAAAAATAAATGTATGAATTCTGAAGCTAAATTATTTATTAATACTATTGAAAAAAGGAATATTAAAAAGGATGAAGTTAATGCATTAGTTTCAGGAAATTTTGCAGATAGTTTACTTAATAAAGTATTTATAGATAATCCTGAATTAAGTTCCTTTGTTGGAGAATTACATGAAAACCGTATTAAAGAATTCCAAGATTTAGATAGAAAAATTTTAAAATTAAATCAAAAAAGAGTATTTAATAAACTTAATAAAAATATTCCTAAAATCTATGGAGGAGCAAGTAATCCTGAGGCTAAAATCCTTGCTGGAGAATTTACAAGAAAAAGTGGGCATCTACCAGTTAGATCACTTCTTGAAAAAACAGGAGATATCATTAAAAAAATCAAACCTATATTTATGATGAGTCCATTATCTATTGCTCAGTATCTTGATCCAACTAATCCAAAATTACAATTTGATGTTGTTATCTTTGATGAAGCAAGTCAAGTAAAACCTGAAGATGCTCTTGGTGCATTTATGCGTGGTAAAACAGCAGTTGTTATGGGAGATACTCAACAATTACCACCTACAAGTTTCTTTGATCAAATTGCTGATGGAGACTCACATGAAGAAGTAGCTAGTGCTAATGATATGGAAAGTATTTTACATCTTTGTAAATTATCTTTTCCTGTTAAAATGTTAAAATGGCATTACAGAAGTCGTCACGAATCACTTATTGCTGTATCAAATAGAGAATTTTATGATAACCAATTACTTGTTTATCCATCTCCTTCACATGATGATCCAGAATTAGGTCTTAAATTTAGATATTGTCCAGATACAATATATGAAAGAGGTGAAGGTTCATATAATCGTGGAGAAGCTAAAGAAGTTGTTAAAGAAATATTTAAACACTTTGAAAAATATGGGGACAGTAAAAGTTTAGGAGTAGGTACATTCTCAGTTGCTCAAAGGAATGCAATCTTAGAAGAACTTGAAGTTGAACGTAAAAACCATCCTGAACTTGAACCATTATTCTCTGAAAACAGACCAGATAGATTCTTTGTTAAAAACCTTGAAACAATTCAAGGTGATGAAAGAGATGTTATTCTTATTAGTGTAGGTTATGGTTTTGATCAAAATAGAAAAATGTCTTTGAACTTCGGTCCTTTAAATCAAGATGGAGGAGAAAGACGTTTAAATGTACTTGTTACTCGTGCAAAAGAAAAATGTGTAGTATTTTCTAACTTCAGATCACATGATATGCATTTAACTGCTAACCCACCATTTGGTGTACGTGCACTTAAAGAATTCTTAGAATATGCAGAAAGCTTAACTATTGGAAATATTCCAAATGAAGATGATACTGTAGAACCATTTGAAGAAGGAATATATACTTTCTTAGTTGATAATGGATATACTGTTGATAAACATGTTGGTTGTGCAGGTTTCAGAGTAGATCTTGCTATTGTAGATGAGAACAATCCTGGAAGATATATCTTAGGTATTACTACTGATGGTAAAATGTATGCTTCAAGTAAGGTTGCACGTGATAGAGATAGACTTAGAGAACAAGTTCTTGATGGTTTAGGTTGGAAATTATACCATTTATGGTCTACTGATTGGTATAGAAATGAAGAAGCTTCTAAAAAACGTCTTTTAGATAGAGTTCAACAAGCAAAACTTGATATTATTGAAGATGATAAAAAACGTGCTGAAGAAGAACGTAAATTCCAAGAAAGAATGAAAGCCGAAAAAGAAAGAAGACTTGAAGAAGCACGTAGACTTAAAGAACAAGAAGAAAATGAAGTTAAAGAAACTACAGATGACTTTAAAGAAATTAATGATAATGATGATAATCAAAATATAAGAAACAATACAGAAATTGAAATAAGTAATATACCAAGTGATACTGAAAATAAAATAAGTAACTTAGCAGAAAATAATGATACAAATAATATTACTGCAGATAATCATTTTGAAAACAAATATACCACAAAACCAAAAGAAAATAATAGTAATTACAGAAATACAAAATCTAATTATGAAACTAAAGAAGATATTGCTCGTGAAGAAGCAAGATCTAGAGAATTAATAAATCAATTTTCAAATAATGAAGATTCAAAAAATGAATACATTAATGAAAATGAATCAAATGATGTATATGATGAACTTGAAGAACCATTAATTGTTAATAATGATTTAATATCTCAACTTAAGAAAGAATCTGAAGAAGAAATATTAACTAGTAGTCAAAATAATGATAGCTTTATTAAAAATAATGATAATAGTCAATATGACAGAATCAATAAATTAAATAGTAAACTTGAAAAATCTTTTAATAAACTTGGTGAAGCAGAAAATAAACATAGAAATTCAATTTCTGAATTTATTGGTTCAAAGATTTCTAATATAAATAGAAAAAATGATAATGAATCATTTGAAGATATAAATAATTATAATCAAGAAACAGATTATAATACAATAAAAGATATTAATGAAAAAGAAAATGATTTAATTGATGAAGATTTCAAAACTACTAACGAAACAAATCAAGAAACAGATGAAAATACATCTAATACAGACAAAAATATTGGCAAAAATTCAAGAAATATACTTAATACAGATAAAAATATAGAAAATACAAGAAATATACCTAATACAGACAAAAAAACAAGAGATATACATAATACAGAAAAAGATAATATTAATCCTGAAGAGAAAATTCTATTTTCTGATGATGAATATGAATATGTTGAAGTTCCAAGTAATAGGAAACTTAAAGATGGAGAAAAAGAAATCTCAAATGATGAAATGAAACATATTGAAGAAATAGAAGAAGAAAATACAAATAATGACGAAACAATAATTTATGATAACGGAAAAATGAAAGAAGATACTATTGAAAACGGAAAAATACCTAAAGTCCACTTTAGAAAAAGATTCAATAAAATCAATGATAAAGTGGATAGTGATGATCAAAAATTAGAGGAAATGATTAACATTATTGTTAATAATAAAGATGACAGTCCTTTAAATACTTACAGTGAAATATCAGAAAATAAACCAGCAATTAGTAAAGATTCAGATTTAAACATTATAAATGATAATGATATAAATCTTAAAACTAACGATAAAAAAGATAACATAAACTTAGAATATAAATCAGAAGATGAAATTGATAACTTATTTGATGATAAAGAAATAGATGAAGATCAAGAAATCATTAATGAAATAATGAATTCAAATGATTCTACTAATGTAGTTACTAAAGATTATGAATCAAATACTTATGATGATTCTAAAAATAACCCTAATGTAATTACTGAAGATTATGAATCAAATACTTATGATGATTATTATACAGATACTGATTTTAATAATCCTTTAAGAAAAAACAATGTTCAATATGATATTGAAGATAAAGATGATGAATCAATAATAGACAAAATATCTAAATTTAAAAAAGAACTTGAATATATTAATGATTCATTAAAAGAAATTGAAAATAATACACAACCTAAAAAAACACATGTAATTGATAGAACTACTGAATTTAACTATGATGACTATGATAATTCAAATGATGAATTTATTCCATTAGAAGATAATGAAGAATATGTAGATAATCATAATGACTATGATGATTATACAACATATTCTAATGAATATATAACTGATGATACTGTTATTACTAATGATATTCCAGAAAATCTAATAAATAATGTAAATAATCACAATAATGAAAAACTTCAAGAAAATTCAATAAATAATACAAACAACCACAAACTTCAAGAAAATTCAATAAACAAAGTAAACAACCATAATAATAAATTAGAATCAGAAAAATTAGAAGAAATCATTGAAGATGCAGATAAAGATTATAAAAAGATTGAAAATGAAAGAAAAAAAGAATCAAATAGTCTTAAAGCATATGATAATAGAACATTACCAAATAAAGATAAATCAATGAAAGATTATATTAAAAAATATAATGAATTTAAAGATTTACCATTAAAAACACAAGATGATGTATATGATAAACCAATATCATTTATTGCTGAAGTAATATCACAAATAGTTGATGTTGAAGGTCCAGTTCATAAGGATATAATTATTAAAAGAATTAAAGAAAGTTCTGGAATTAAAAGAGCAGGATCTAAACTTAAATCTACAGTTAATGATGGTATAAAATCAGCAGAAAATGAAGGTTTAATATATATTGTTGATGATTTTTTATATTCTAATAAAAATCAAGAAATACAAGTTAGAAAACGTTCTAAACCAAATATTGATTTAATTTCTGATGATGAAATAGGAGCTAATATTAAATTAGTTCTTATATTTAAAGAACATTTAACTGATGAAAAATTAACAAGAGCAGTTGCTCGTAATTTTGGTTTTAAATCAACATCTAAAAAAACTGCTAAGAAAATTAATTCAGTAATTGACTTAATGTTAGCAAAAGAAATATTAGAACTTGTACAAGGAGAAATACAACTTAAATAA